A region from the Xenopus laevis strain J_2021 chromosome 4S, Xenopus_laevis_v10.1, whole genome shotgun sequence genome encodes:
- the cenpl.S gene encoding centromere protein L S homeolog isoform X1, translating into MQSPSNGVSTPKDFSSARRSIQFQNTGFPHIGLASARRHTPFHHAPSKRRIHQTSPLSESVDPAKVALLLSKQWTLYSVTPMHKFSYTNLKEYARLLSAHICAEKQKGLAVEVGTELNVKATFSPLPGLKGREQDPGSILVQVLAKAPLSAAGAQDRIVWSGCFCCTFADEDTLDMLTSETLLCLPLFLVNGAETLTAMVGTWFQKAFDCSFSSLPISSRDLAWMAAMWTGYEAHEHITATEFIFSVPVEPHMDISYAIHPEDIKALWSNIHKGQDEVLAEEVDLFFQCLYTHFFRHFKIHLSATHLVKVSTSVASAHCDGKVKILSKEYLLQVLGYLTELAINNIQY; encoded by the exons ATGCAATCACCTTCTAATGGGGTTTCAACCCCAAAGGACTTCTCATCTGCAAGAAGAAGCATCCAGTTTCAAAATACTGGCTTCCCTCATATAGGCTTAGCCTCAGCACGAAGGCATACACCCTTCCATCATGCACCATCAAAGAGAAGGATCCACCAGACCAGTCCTTTATCA GAATCTGTTGATCCTGCAAAGGTCGCTCTCCTTCTTAGCAAGCAATGGACCCTATATAGTGTGACCCCAATGCACAAATTCTCATACACAAACTTAAAGGAGTATGCCAGGCTTCTGTCTGCCCACATCTGTGCTGAGAAGCAAAAGGGACTAGCAGTTGAGGTTGGCACAGAGTTGAACGTGAAAGCAACTTTCTCCCCCCTACCTGGGCTTAAGGGAAGAGAGCAAGATCCAGGATCTATTCTTGTTCAG gtTTTGGCGAAAGCTCCGCTTTCTGCAGCAGGTGCACAAGACCGCATTGTCTGGTCAGGCTGTTTTTGCTGTACTTTTGCAGACGAAGATACTTTAGACATGTTAACGTCAGAGACTCTTCTATGTCTTCCTTTATTCCTTGTAAATGGAGCAGAGACTCTTACAGCAATGGTGGGGActtggtttcaaaaagcttttgACTGTTCTTTCAGTAGTTTGCCAATCAGCTCTCGGGATCTTGCTTGGATGGCAGCGATGTGGACCGGCTATGAAGCACATGAACATATCACAGCCACTGAGTTTATCTTTTCCGTGCCAGTCGAACCACATATGGACATATCATATGCCATTCATCCAGAAGATATTAAGGCCCTTTGGAGTAATATACATAAAGGACAAGATGAGGTCTTGGCAGAAGAAGTCGATCTTTTTTTTCAGTGCCTCTATACTCATTTTTTCCGGCATTTTAAGATCCACTTATCAGCAACTCATCTTGTAAAGGTCTCCACCTCTGTGGCATCAGCACACTGTGATGGTAAAGTAAAG ATTCTGAGCAAAGAATATTTACTTCAAGTGCTGGGATATCTCACAGAGCTggcaataaataatatacagtattag